Proteins from a single region of Gemmatimonadales bacterium:
- a CDS encoding prepilin-type N-terminal cleavage/methylation domain-containing protein has translation MKRKNEGGFTLISVIMAVVILSIGIIALGRSQAMLVRAQATSASRDVALGIARNYVEEVRSRTTQPASEGATAVDETGTASAGGHYSRSLTVSDLGDGLYQAICSVTYPRGQQPVQIITLIYR, from the coding sequence ATGAAGCGGAAGAACGAAGGGGGATTCACCCTCATCTCGGTCATCATGGCCGTGGTCATCCTGAGCATCGGGATCATCGCGCTCGGGCGGTCCCAGGCGATGCTGGTCCGCGCCCAGGCCACCAGCGCCAGCCGGGACGTGGCGCTCGGCATCGCCCGCAACTACGTCGAGGAGGTCCGGAGCCGGACCACCCAGCCGGCCTCGGAAGGGGCAACGGCCGTGGACGAGACGGGCACCGCGAGCGCGGGCGGGCACTACAGCCGCTCCCTGACGGTCTCGGACCTGGGCGACGGCCTCTACCAGGCCATCTGCAGCGTGACCTATCCGCGGGGCCAGCAGCCCGTCCAAATCATCACTCTCATCTACCGGTGA
- a CDS encoding GspH/FimT family pseudopilin, with amino-acid sequence MAPNDRAGFTLIEMVIVIVVMGLAMMIAVPRFRVSDKTKARQAATQLAADLEVARSTAMAKRATVRVVFDPSTRSYTGYLDFDRDNVIGETAAERDSLHAFGTRVLPTGASFGRAGQVDITNFAGAGAITLPASQINFDGRGLSTPFGTRGVVYLQFAADTGAVAAVTVSGAGGVRLWTSEGGYWR; translated from the coding sequence ATGGCACCCAACGACCGAGCGGGCTTCACGCTCATCGAGATGGTCATCGTGATCGTCGTCATGGGCCTGGCGATGATGATCGCGGTGCCCCGGTTCCGGGTCTCGGACAAGACCAAGGCCCGGCAGGCGGCCACCCAGCTCGCGGCGGACCTCGAGGTGGCGCGGTCGACCGCGATGGCCAAGCGGGCCACCGTGCGGGTGGTCTTCGACCCGAGCACCAGGTCGTATACCGGCTACCTCGACTTCGACCGGGACAACGTCATCGGGGAAACCGCCGCCGAGCGGGATTCGCTCCACGCCTTCGGCACCCGCGTGCTGCCGACCGGCGCGTCGTTCGGTCGGGCGGGCCAGGTGGACATCACCAACTTCGCGGGCGCGGGGGCGATCACCCTCCCCGCCTCGCAGATCAACTTCGACGGCCGGGGGCTGTCCACCCCGTTCGGCACCCGCGGCGTCGTCTACCTGCAATTCGCGGCCGACACCGGCGCCGTGGCCGCCGTGACGGTGTCCGGCGCCGGCGGCGTCCGGCTCTGGACTTCTGAGGGAGGGTATTGGCGATGA
- the map gene encoding type I methionyl aminopeptidase, which produces MITLKSPREVETMAHAGAIVHAVLDLLRRETRPGMSTEDLDRMAEAFIRSHDGATPSFKGLYGFPKTLCTSINQEIVHGIPSKKRVLREGNIVSVDVGVHFDGLHADSATTIGVGEISPDTERLLAVTQESLVAGIAAARIGNHIGDIGHAVQTVAEGAGYGVVRELVGHGIGSQFHEEPQVPNYGNPKRGPRLLEGMTIAIEPMITMGSPVTKTLSDKWTVVTADGSLSAHFEHTVAITAHGPRILTQAAPEGAGVAEQEH; this is translated from the coding sequence GTGATAACCCTGAAGTCGCCCCGCGAAGTCGAGACGATGGCCCACGCGGGCGCCATCGTCCATGCCGTGCTCGACCTCCTTCGCCGGGAGACCCGCCCCGGCATGTCCACCGAGGACCTCGACCGGATGGCCGAGGCGTTCATCCGCAGCCACGACGGCGCGACGCCGTCGTTCAAGGGGCTCTACGGCTTCCCGAAGACGCTCTGCACCTCCATCAACCAGGAAATCGTCCACGGCATTCCCTCGAAGAAGCGGGTGCTGCGCGAGGGGAACATCGTCAGCGTCGACGTCGGCGTCCATTTCGACGGCCTCCACGCCGATTCCGCCACCACCATCGGCGTGGGAGAGATTTCCCCCGACACCGAGCGCCTCCTGGCCGTGACGCAGGAGAGCCTGGTGGCCGGCATCGCCGCGGCGCGGATCGGCAACCACATCGGCGACATCGGACACGCGGTGCAGACGGTGGCGGAAGGGGCGGGGTACGGCGTGGTGCGCGAACTGGTGGGCCACGGGATCGGCTCGCAATTCCACGAAGAACCGCAGGTGCCGAACTACGGCAACCCGAAGCGCGGGCCCCGGCTGCTCGAAGGGATGACCATCGCCATCGAGCCGATGATCACGATGGGTTCCCCGGTCACCAAGACGCTGTCGGACAAGTGGACGGTGGTGACCGCCGACGGCAGCCTCTCCGCCCATTTCGAGCATACGGTGGCGATCACGGCCCACGGCCCGCGGATCCTCACGCAGGCGGCGCCGGAGGGTGCAGGGGTCGCAGAGCAGGAGCACTAA
- a CDS encoding adenylate kinase yields MDILLMGPPGAGKGTQGALLAEATGLPTFATGNLLRDAVSRGTPLGLQAKAVMEAGKLVSDDIILGVIRDELDHPAATNGVIFDGVVRTIPQAEGMERLLGDRGRKLNAVLFFDVPDAEILGRIERRRGIEGRADDDPKAVAMRLQSYREQTAPVLAWYEQRGNLVRIPAVGPVDDIATRVRRALAEQGT; encoded by the coding sequence ATGGACATCCTCCTGATGGGGCCCCCCGGGGCGGGCAAGGGCACGCAGGGCGCCCTGCTGGCCGAGGCGACGGGGCTGCCGACCTTCGCGACCGGCAACCTCCTCCGCGACGCGGTGAGCCGCGGCACTCCGCTGGGCCTGCAGGCCAAGGCGGTCATGGAGGCGGGGAAGCTGGTCAGCGACGACATCATCCTGGGTGTCATCCGGGACGAGCTCGACCACCCTGCGGCAACCAACGGCGTCATCTTCGATGGCGTGGTCCGGACGATTCCGCAAGCCGAGGGGATGGAACGGCTCCTGGGCGACCGGGGCCGGAAGCTCAACGCCGTCCTCTTCTTCGATGTGCCCGACGCGGAAATTCTCGGGCGGATCGAGCGCCGGCGCGGCATCGAGGGACGGGCCGACGACGACCCGAAGGCGGTGGCGATGCGCCTGCAGAGTTACCGCGAGCAGACCGCACCGGTGCTGGCCTGGTACGAGCAGCGCGGCAACCTGGTCCGGATTCCTGCCGTCGGTCCGGTGGACGACATCGCGACCCGGGTGCGCCGCGCGCTGGCGGAGCAGGGGACGTGA
- a CDS encoding adenylosuccinate synthase: MLSERADCVVRYQGGANAGHTVVIGEEQFILQQIPSGILHAGARCLIGNGVVLDPETLFKELDGLTGRGVDTTGRLFISERAHLVLPYHKLLDAASEKSQKIGTTGRGIGPTYEDKYGRRGVRVVDLRDGAGLRALLAERLDRANRLLAMMGAAPASLDEHVALLERLAPRLLPLATDTGLLVHRALRSGQRVLLEGAQGALLDVDHGTYPYVTSSNTTAGGASVGSGIGPTAIDGVLGVVKAYTTRVGNGPLPTEAQGEGGEALQRIGGEFGAVTGRPRRCGWFDANVVRYSVRVNGLTGLAVTKLDVLDSFSEIPVGTEYRIDGERSEELPAEVERLERVEPVYEVLPGWKKSTEGARRMADLPPQARAYLDRLQDLAGAPIRYVSVGTRRDQIIEV; encoded by the coding sequence GTGCTGTCCGAGCGCGCCGACTGCGTGGTGCGCTACCAGGGGGGCGCCAACGCGGGCCACACGGTGGTCATCGGGGAGGAGCAGTTCATCCTCCAGCAGATTCCCTCCGGCATCCTGCATGCGGGCGCCCGCTGCCTCATCGGCAACGGCGTGGTGCTCGACCCGGAGACCCTCTTCAAGGAGCTCGACGGACTGACCGGGCGGGGCGTGGACACCACCGGCCGCCTCTTCATTTCGGAGCGGGCGCACCTGGTGCTGCCCTATCACAAGCTGCTCGACGCCGCGAGCGAGAAGTCGCAGAAGATCGGGACCACGGGACGCGGCATCGGCCCGACCTACGAGGACAAGTACGGGCGGCGGGGCGTGCGGGTGGTCGACCTGCGGGACGGGGCGGGGCTCCGGGCGCTGCTCGCGGAGCGGCTGGACCGGGCCAACCGGCTCCTGGCGATGATGGGGGCGGCCCCGGCGTCGCTCGACGAGCACGTGGCGCTCCTGGAGCGCCTGGCGCCCCGCCTGCTGCCCCTGGCGACCGACACCGGGCTCCTGGTGCACCGGGCGCTGCGGTCGGGCCAGCGGGTGCTCCTGGAGGGGGCCCAGGGGGCGCTGCTCGACGTCGACCACGGCACCTACCCGTATGTGACGAGCTCCAACACGACGGCGGGCGGGGCCTCGGTCGGCTCGGGGATCGGCCCGACCGCGATCGACGGCGTGCTGGGGGTGGTGAAGGCGTACACGACGCGGGTGGGGAACGGGCCGCTGCCCACGGAGGCGCAGGGGGAGGGCGGGGAGGCGCTGCAGCGGATCGGGGGCGAGTTCGGGGCGGTCACCGGGCGCCCCCGGCGCTGCGGGTGGTTCGACGCCAACGTGGTGCGGTACTCGGTGCGGGTCAACGGCCTGACGGGCCTGGCGGTCACCAAGCTCGACGTCCTCGACAGCTTCAGCGAGATCCCGGTGGGGACGGAGTACCGGATCGACGGGGAACGGAGCGAGGAGCTGCCGGCGGAGGTGGAGCGGTTGGAGCGGGTGGAGCCGGTGTACGAGGTGCTGCCCGGCTGGAAGAAGTCCACCGAGGGCGCCCGGCGGATGGCGGACCTGCCGCCGCAGGCGCGGGCCTACCTGGACCGGCTGCAGGACCTCGCCGGCGCCCCCATCCGCTACGTGAGCGTGGGGACGCGGCGGGACCAGATCATCGAAGTGTAG
- the trpS gene encoding tryptophan--tRNA ligase: MPRIFSGIQPSGDLHIGNWLGAVQNWVALQGRHECFFSIVDLHAITGQHDAATLERRTLDMAIGLLAAGIDPARATLFVQSHVPEHAELMWLLNSVTPLGELERMTQFKDKSQKMESVPAGIFNYPILMAADILLYRADQVPVGDDQLQHLELARVIARRWNASYGGGTDYLLEPTSLLTPARRILGLDGQAKMSKSLGNTIGLLDTPEEIWQKLRPAVTDPARVTKKDRATRHLQHLHAAQALLPARDGGGGGPQVPRRRMGLPRLQAGARGAHVGRARPHPGARRGVARRRGCRARAAGRRRGARPGRGPGDA, translated from the coding sequence ATGCCCCGCATATTTTCCGGCATTCAACCCTCCGGCGACCTGCACATCGGGAACTGGCTGGGCGCCGTCCAGAACTGGGTGGCCCTCCAGGGGCGCCACGAGTGCTTCTTTTCCATCGTCGACCTCCACGCCATCACCGGGCAGCACGACGCCGCGACGCTGGAGCGGCGCACCCTCGACATGGCCATCGGGCTGCTGGCGGCCGGGATCGACCCGGCGCGGGCCACCCTCTTCGTGCAGTCGCACGTGCCGGAACACGCCGAGTTGATGTGGCTCCTGAATTCCGTCACCCCCCTCGGCGAGCTCGAGCGGATGACGCAGTTCAAGGACAAATCGCAGAAGATGGAGAGCGTTCCCGCCGGGATCTTCAACTACCCGATCCTGATGGCCGCCGACATCCTGCTGTATCGCGCCGACCAGGTGCCGGTGGGCGACGACCAGCTGCAGCACCTGGAGCTGGCGCGGGTCATCGCGCGGCGCTGGAACGCCAGCTACGGTGGCGGCACGGACTACCTCCTGGAGCCCACGTCGCTCCTGACGCCCGCGCGCCGCATCCTGGGGCTCGACGGGCAGGCCAAGATGTCCAAGAGCCTCGGCAACACGATCGGGCTGCTCGACACCCCCGAGGAGATCTGGCAGAAGCTCCGGCCGGCGGTGACCGACCCGGCCCGTGTCACGAAGAAGGACCGGGCAACTCGACATCTGCAACATCTACACGCTGCACAAGCACTTCTCCCCGCCCGAGACGGTGGTGGAGGTGGCCCGCAAGTGCCGCGGCGCCGAATGGGGCTGCCTCGACTGCAAGCGGGTGCTCGCGGAGCACATGTCGGCCGCGCTCGCCCCCATCCGGGAGCGCGCCGCGGCGTTGCGCGCCGACGAGGGTGCCGTGCGCGCGCTGCTGGCCGACGGCGCGGCGCGCGCCCGGGCCGTGGCCCGGGAGACGCTTGA
- a CDS encoding prepilin-type N-terminal cleavage/methylation domain-containing protein — protein MRVRLPAGRAGFTLVELMIAMIVGLVVLAAATSVVASTWKGIAGGRTREGLERNARFINEALNRDLSETGVGIASSVRFGSLTVRNDTIVILSVPYVNDTVAAPHTFQYGGAPLAAATGSCGTYCVDVDTVRFDLAANDLALLQANNERRLIEVTNVSIGSGVASVTFRPDTVLLQHEGAYARNLTLPNNGVAVTKLKFVSYWVENGALMRAQELNPNGTPKGELIATGVDSIRVRLVFSDGTEATTANPTDSNGDNDWDDILAIRVNAWMQGDPVDRRVNNGQPVTRAYGWWFAPRNLRYEKNRIS, from the coding sequence ATGCGCGTGCGTCTCCCCGCCGGCCGGGCCGGCTTTACCCTCGTCGAGCTGATGATCGCGATGATCGTCGGCCTGGTCGTGCTCGCGGCCGCCACCTCCGTCGTCGCGTCCACCTGGAAGGGCATCGCCGGCGGACGCACCCGCGAGGGGCTGGAGCGGAACGCCCGCTTCATCAACGAGGCGCTGAACCGCGACCTCTCCGAGACCGGCGTCGGCATCGCCTCCAGCGTGCGCTTCGGCTCGCTCACCGTCCGGAACGACACGATCGTGATCCTGAGCGTCCCCTACGTGAACGACACCGTGGCGGCGCCGCACACCTTCCAGTACGGGGGCGCCCCGCTGGCCGCCGCCACCGGCAGCTGCGGCACCTATTGCGTGGACGTGGACACCGTCCGGTTCGACCTGGCCGCCAACGACCTGGCGCTCCTGCAGGCCAACAACGAGCGGCGCCTCATCGAGGTGACCAACGTGAGCATCGGGAGCGGCGTGGCCTCGGTGACCTTCCGCCCGGACACCGTCCTCCTCCAGCACGAGGGCGCGTACGCCCGCAACCTCACGCTGCCGAACAACGGCGTGGCGGTGACGAAGCTGAAGTTCGTGTCGTATTGGGTGGAGAACGGCGCCCTGATGCGGGCGCAGGAACTGAACCCGAACGGGACACCCAAGGGGGAGCTGATCGCGACCGGCGTGGACAGCATCCGGGTCCGGCTGGTGTTCAGCGACGGCACCGAGGCGACCACCGCCAATCCGACCGACAGCAACGGCGACAACGACTGGGACGACATCCTGGCCATCCGGGTCAACGCCTGGATGCAGGGCGACCCCGTGGATCGCCGCGTCAACAACGGGCAGCCCGTGACCCGCGCCTACGGCTGGTGGTTCGCGCCCCGCAACCTGCGCTACGAGAAGAATCGAATCAGCTGA
- a CDS encoding PilT/PilU family type 4a pilus ATPase — protein MEKIIKAAVERGASDLHIKAGDVFRARINGRLVPLTKQRLTPDQTRAIAHKLIPSEEDRAHLERLRDFDCSWGMPGVGRFRVNVLRQRSSFMIVMRVIPFAVPSIESLGLPEVVSTLADLERGLVLVTGVSGSGKTSTVAAIIEHINRTKQKHVVTIENPIEFLHRDINCSVTQREVGVDTASMAIGLRAALRQDPDVILIGEMRDPETADIAVKAAETGHLVISAMPTPDVPTTVERMVAMFQPDERDIGRVRLSEALKGIISQQLLPKTDEEGRVAAIEILVGTPQVRACIKDPAKWGDLRKLMAEGRDQHGMQTFEQHLADLVKEGLITEETAQAAARGEAEPPSRDRRKKAR, from the coding sequence ATGGAGAAGATCATCAAGGCGGCGGTCGAGCGCGGGGCGTCCGACCTGCACATCAAGGCGGGCGACGTGTTCCGGGCCCGGATCAACGGGCGCCTGGTGCCGCTCACCAAGCAGCGGCTCACGCCGGACCAGACCCGGGCCATCGCCCACAAGCTGATCCCGAGCGAGGAGGACCGCGCGCACCTCGAACGGCTGCGCGACTTCGACTGCTCGTGGGGGATGCCGGGGGTCGGCCGCTTCCGGGTCAACGTGCTGCGGCAGCGCTCGTCGTTCATGATCGTGATGCGCGTCATCCCCTTCGCGGTGCCCTCCATCGAGTCGCTGGGACTTCCGGAGGTGGTGTCGACCCTGGCCGACCTGGAGCGGGGCCTGGTGCTGGTGACCGGCGTCAGCGGCAGCGGCAAGACGAGCACGGTGGCCGCCATCATCGAGCACATCAACCGCACGAAGCAGAAGCACGTGGTGACCATCGAGAACCCGATCGAGTTCCTCCACCGCGACATCAACTGCTCGGTGACCCAGCGCGAGGTCGGGGTGGACACCGCGAGCATGGCCATCGGGCTCCGCGCCGCGCTCCGCCAGGATCCCGACGTGATCCTGATCGGGGAGATGCGCGACCCGGAGACGGCGGATATCGCCGTCAAGGCGGCCGAAACGGGGCACCTGGTGATTTCGGCGATGCCGACGCCCGACGTCCCGACCACGGTCGAGCGGATGGTGGCGATGTTCCAGCCCGACGAGCGCGACATCGGCCGCGTGCGCCTGTCCGAGGCGCTCAAGGGCATCATCTCGCAGCAGCTGCTGCCCAAGACCGACGAGGAAGGGCGGGTGGCGGCGATCGAGATCCTGGTGGGGACGCCGCAGGTGCGCGCCTGCATCAAGGACCCCGCGAAGTGGGGCGACCTCCGCAAGCTGATGGCGGAGGGCCGCGACCAGCACGGGATGCAGACCTTCGAGCAGCACCTGGCCGACCTGGTCAAGGAGGGACTCATCACGGAGGAGACGGCGCAGGCGGCGGCGCGGGGCGAGGCCGAGCCGCCCAGCCGGGACCGCCGGAAGAAGGCGCGCTGA
- a CDS encoding glycine--tRNA ligase: MADTTLMDKLVSLCKRRGFVFQSSEIYGGLGSVWDYGPLGVALKKNIKDRWWHAMVQARDDIEGLDAAILMHPKVWEASGHVSGFTDPLVDCKTCKARFRADKLDDAPCPQKPSKKAGQHTTCELTEPRLFNLMFKTFMGPVEESAAVIYLRPETAQGIYVNYLNVLQGSRQKVPFGIAQIGKAFRNEITPGNFIFRTREFEQMEMQFFVKPGDDTEWFERWREIRMAWHHALGLNPAKLRWHEHGEGELAHYAKEAYDIEYEFPFGWNEIEGIHNRTDFDLQRHQAASGKKLDYFDQANNERFVPYIVETSAGADRVTLTTLVDAYREEQVEGDTRVVLGFHPSIAPIKVGIFPLVKKDGMPEFATRLYHDLKPHVPAFYDDSGAVGRRYRRMDEAGTPFCVTVDGQTLEDGTVTVRHRDSMTQDRVAADTLKGWLKERTEG; this comes from the coding sequence ATGGCCGACACCACCCTCATGGACAAGCTCGTGTCGCTCTGCAAGCGGCGCGGATTCGTCTTCCAGTCTTCCGAGATCTACGGCGGCCTCGGCTCGGTGTGGGACTACGGCCCCCTCGGCGTGGCGCTCAAGAAGAACATCAAGGACCGGTGGTGGCACGCCATGGTCCAGGCCCGCGACGATATCGAGGGCCTCGACGCCGCCATCCTGATGCACCCCAAGGTGTGGGAGGCCTCCGGCCACGTCTCCGGGTTCACCGACCCGCTGGTCGACTGCAAGACCTGCAAGGCGCGGTTCCGGGCCGACAAGCTCGACGACGCCCCGTGCCCCCAGAAGCCGAGCAAGAAGGCGGGGCAGCACACCACCTGCGAGCTCACCGAACCCCGGCTCTTCAACCTGATGTTCAAGACCTTCATGGGCCCGGTGGAGGAGTCGGCCGCCGTGATCTACCTCCGTCCCGAGACCGCCCAGGGGATCTACGTCAACTACCTGAACGTCCTGCAGGGGTCGCGCCAGAAGGTGCCCTTCGGCATCGCGCAGATCGGCAAGGCGTTCCGCAACGAGATCACGCCGGGGAACTTCATCTTCCGGACCCGCGAGTTCGAGCAGATGGAGATGCAGTTCTTCGTGAAGCCGGGCGACGACACCGAGTGGTTCGAGCGGTGGCGCGAGATCCGGATGGCCTGGCATCACGCCCTTGGCCTCAATCCGGCCAAGCTGCGCTGGCACGAGCATGGCGAGGGGGAACTGGCGCACTACGCCAAGGAGGCGTACGACATCGAGTATGAATTTCCCTTCGGCTGGAACGAGATCGAGGGGATTCACAACCGCACCGACTTCGACCTCCAGCGGCACCAGGCGGCCTCCGGGAAGAAGCTCGACTACTTCGACCAGGCAAACAACGAGCGGTTCGTGCCGTACATCGTCGAGACCTCGGCCGGGGCCGACCGTGTCACCCTGACGACGCTGGTCGACGCCTACCGCGAGGAACAGGTCGAGGGCGACACCCGGGTGGTGCTCGGCTTCCATCCGTCCATCGCGCCCATCAAGGTCGGCATCTTTCCGCTGGTCAAGAAGGACGGGATGCCGGAGTTTGCCACCCGGCTCTATCACGACCTCAAGCCGCACGTCCCCGCGTTCTACGACGACAGCGGCGCGGTCGGCCGCCGGTACCGCCGGATGGACGAGGCGGGCACGCCATTCTGCGTCACCGTGGACGGGCAGACGCTTGAGGACGGCACCGTGACCGTGCGGCACCGTGATTCGATGACGCAGGACCGGGTGGCGGCGGATACGCTCAAGGGGTGGCTCAAGGAGCGGACTGAAGGCTGA